aagggtggatggatggatggatggatggatggatggatggatgggactGTATTGGGATGAACAATACATGGCTGGATGGATAAATGGCAGATGAGGTCCATTTTGGGACAAATGGATGCATAGGTGGACAAACAGGGACACATAAGAATTTTTGTTGAAATGGTTGAATAGACAGGTGGAGGGGTCCATTTTAGAAGAGATGGGCAGGTCCCCATCACAAACGGTGTTGTGTGAATGTAGCTGCACAAGAGAGAGCACCTGCGAGGGCAGGTTGAAAGTCCAGATAGTAAGGGGGAACATGTTGGAGAGAGAAGTGAGGCCAGGGCGGGTATTCCATGGCTGCAGAAGAAATCCCAGAAAGGCACTGGGGGGAGGGTGCAGTTCACGGGGCTGTCTTCTGGCCAAGCGAAGGAGGtgacagggaccgccctccaccCCAAGCCCATCCACGTAAGTCTCTCTGGTTCAGACACATTTGCCTCAATTTCCCCAGTTCCCGCtcgggggtgacagggtggggagCACCAGAAAGATCCCCACCCCACCATCATGCTGACAGGGTGGGCAGACAGAGCAAGCAGGGTGCAAGTCcttgggggagcaggggtgagGGATGGTCAGAGGGATGGGCTGAACAGGGGCAAGGTCTCCCCAGTGAACAGGGACAGTGAACAGAGAATAAGGACAGAATAACAAAGCCAGGCACAAACAAGCAGACACTCACCAGAACCACGGCCAGAGTCAGCAGGGACGGACTGACAGTCGGATGGACGGagggagagctggaagaggaaggggggagagtGAGGGGCAGGCGGATGAGAAACGGGCAGAACGGGGGGTGGAGGGACAGAGCAAGAGATGCTCGGGCAGACGGGAAGATGCAGGGCTGGGTAAGCAGAGGAATGGCTGCGATGGAGagagcggcggaggggcgggcggacggacagacggacggagggcggggaggcagggccggggggcggagtcacccccacccccaaccggGATCGCTGCAAAGCTCCTCCCGAGCACCCCCCAGTCCCCCGCGGGccgtgggggcagcggggatcCGGGATGCCGGGTAGCCTgggaggctgtgggatggggagggcagagggggcacccccgggggcgggggtcTGGCCGGGGTCCCTCGGAAGCCGAAGGGGCGAGTGGGCGGGAGCGTCTGCCACCCGCGCTGCGGGACACCGCCCCgcatgagctgctgcagccccggcagcgtctgcgcgccctgccccgccagcgcccgggcggggagggcgtcCTGGGCGGGGGCAGCGTCCCTCGCCGCCGCAGGGTGCTCCGGGCACGGCCAGGGGAGGGACCGCGCATCGCTCGGCGGGACGGCTCCTGGCCAGGCGGAGTCTgccgggcctccccgccgccagccctcccGCTCGGTCCCACCTGGATGCAGcgggcagcagctgccaagggcccctgcagccggggcagtGTCCGTGTGCCCGAGGAGGTGGCGCTCGCCCTCCAGGAACCTGTCCCCCTGCCAggcctgcagcactggctgcagatTCGGAGGCTGGGCTCAGGTCCCTACACCGATTAGTGCCAGGCTGTTAATTGGGTGGGGGATTGCAAAGAAGCAAAGCCGAGACACTGGCCAGCCGAGgaatgggaagagctggcagacaAGCTCAAACTTCCATGCCTACTTCTGACGGGGGTGTTTCCTCTCGTCTGCTGCGCTGGGATGCTCCGTCTCCACCCTCCTTGCATGAGCCAGCCCCGTGCTCATGCTCCCTGGCAGTCAGCCCCTGGTCGAGACAACCCACCTCACTGGTGGTCTCTAGACACTCAAGGGGCCAAACTGCATTGGACTTCAGgtgtgctgctcccagagcactgGGAGTGTGCCCAGCACTGAACTCTCGCTTCTCCAGCAAACCTGGGCAGCTTCCTGCAGCCTGCCTCTCAGGATTGGTGTGATTCTCGGACAAGACCACTCCAAGGGCCGTGCTGACAGTGTGACAGCCTCGATCAGCACAGACAGTTCTAGCTGCCTTTGTTCAAATTCTGCCACAGTGCGACCAGTCTCACTACAGTCATGGAGATCACATTCTTTGAGGAAGTGGGTAACCGACATTCACGTGCTGCTGGTAGATTGGCCCATGACTACCTTCAAGAACTGGCCGAACACCCCATGTTGTCTCCAATAGTCCTGATGCTTCTGAGTAGGCAAATGAGTCCCACGTGTAGGTGCTACATGCTGCATTTGAGCAGCTAGGGAACACTTCCCTGCCTCTCGGATCTTCCTTTCCTCACCACAGGTGATGAGTAAGCGGCATGCTTGGTCAAAAAGTGCCACAAACACTGAACTGCTGACCCCTTAACCTAGCTTCACCTTCCCAAAACTTCTGTCCATCTGGGATGCATACTTGCAGGTTCTCACTGACTCTTGGTGGAGACCACTTGATGGCGGTGAATGGTTTTGGGGCGCTGGACCTCCAGGATCTCTCTTCTGAGCATCTCTGGAGGACGTCAGCCTCCTCAAGTCTGGGCCTCTTTTGAAGTGCAATGAAATAATACCTGGTCTTAGTGTGGCATAAAGGTAGTCTGCTCGGATGCTCACATACTTTCTGTCCAGACAGGACAGCAGAGTCTCTTGCATCCAGAATAGGAAGCAGCCAGGTGAACAACCCAGCTGATGGTACAAGGAGTTGCcacagggctggagggcagctgtgtgctgctgctgaggggactGTTGTAGCTACCCCCTGCCTCTCGCACACATACATGCTCTCAAGTTCTCCAGCATTCACCCTATGCTTTCATTTGTGAATTCATCCCTGGCAGACAGCACTGCTCAGAAAGGAGGGGAACTGAGCTGTGGAGAGGTTGTGGCCCCGGGTACAAATCCATGGAAACATTTGGGGTACCAGGTTTCCGCTGGTTTCTTAAGCCTGCACGGGTCCAGCAGATCTGAATGTGGAGggccctgccagggagcagcaaaggccagcTGCTCCACAAGGGAAGGGGAGTTGGGAGCCAAATGCAACAGTAAGGTGGGTGGGAGCAGTGACCTCACCAACAAGGAGCCAGGATGCTGAGGGGTAAGTCAGGGTCAGGACTGGGTCCAGAGACAGTGCTCAGGATCAGGCACAGTCAGTGGTCACCCAGCAAGTCGGGTAACAGCGGGGATGGGCccttgcttcttgctttcttcacaacagctcttaTCAGCAAAGGAGCTGACCTTGGACTCGACCATCTAAACTGCTTAACTTAGCAGCTGAACTGGAGCAGGTTCATTGTCTTTAAGAAGTCCCACTTTCTACATACTTACTTTCTAAAAggttctttttataattttattctgtccatagccattcttattttttctgctttcaataaGAATGCACAGAAATATTCATGAAGTATGGGCACGCGTGGAGTTTCAATAATGAACTAAAGTTTGACCATGATTGATATGAATTTTAAGGCTCTGGTctgtttcagtgtgttttaagAGGCAAAATTCAGTTGGCAACgtgtaaaatacatgtatatatacagtcAAAACATAGACATCTGTAGTGGGTTGAGCTTGGCTggttgccaggtgcccaccaagccactctatcactccccctcctcagcgggacagggggagaaaagaagatgaaaaagtcaTGGGTCGAGGTAAAGGCAgtttagtaaagaaaaaggaaaggttgcacgcagaagtaaagaaaaaaaaagaaaaaagatttcttctctacttcccatcagcaggcgctGTGCAGCgccttcctgggaagcaggacctcagtacaCGTAgcggttgctttggaagacaaacatcTTGATAAGGCATgcgcccctttcctcctcctttctctcagcatttattgttgagcatgacgtcatatagtatggaatatctctttggtcagattgggtcagctgtcctggctatgtcctctcccagcctcttgcccacccccagcctactggccttcggggtggggggtgggtgcaggCTGTTGGAGATTCAGCCTTtgtgctgtgcgagcactgctcagcagtagcccaaacattggtgtgttatcaatggCCTTCtggctacaaatacaaagcacagcactgtgagggccggtatggggaaagttaacttcatcccagccagacccaatacaacaCTGTAGAACacagtttaggaaaaataaatcattttaatataaataatagccACACAAAAATAAGCGGTTTCTTGCAATTTTGACTGATAATGGGAAACAAAgtaacagaggaaataaatgacaaagaaaataggaaaactacTTTGCAAAGATCTtacttcagactgaaaattctgttttcaccCTGTTCTAGTTGTGTCATAGTCtgaaaaatttgcaaaacatatGAGGTATTTTGGGTTGTTAATGGTAAATTCCCAAATGCAGTAATGCCAAGGGACACTTGTTATTCCGGCAGGAAAAACAAGCAGGGGGACAAGTGACCCACCTCGTATCAGTTCCAGGTGGAGGTTTGTCTTTCAGCAGTAcacgggcaggcagagcagaggcacagcCATCTGGAGAAGGTTTGTGCACTGGAAGACCCGATTCAGCTCCAGAGCAAAAGCGCTTCAAGTGGGGATGCATCATATCAGACTAGGCTGAAATCGCATTTCTAAGAGGTGTGTCAGATTAATTTTGGTTAAATTAGAAAAGATTCTTTTATAACTCTCTTCTACCCTCTAAGGTTGGTCCAGGATGAATATATTGGATGGACATCAATGCACaggatatgaagaaaattacagcagGCAGGATGAATAAGTAGACAAACAGGCATGCTGTCAATCTGCTAGAGATTCACTGTAGTGTAACTGAATACCAAATTTCCTTAGATattattttactttccatttgCACAGTATATTTTGGGTTAAGAAGGGCAGAAATTCTACTGATAGCCTTAGCAGTCTGCCTGTAagaattacaaatgcaaactgTCCTGCAGCAAGGCAGGTGGGAAATTTTCCCATGATCTTTTCCATTGCAATACGGTTtgtgaaacaggaataattttttctgttctgaagtgtTACTTTTTTGGGTATTCtatctgaatgaaataaagatatttcaataTGATTGTCCAGAACGGAGGCATTAGTCTGTggtcaagagagagagaaacgctCTTGCAGTATATTTCATCTCAATTACTTTGAACAGTGGATTAATATGTCCAGATATGTGTGTCTACACTGAGGTTAATTGTGTGTGCAACAATATTTAATGTGACAAGTAACACCAGGTCCCTGGCAGATCACTTTCTTGTTCCTCAGCCTTGTGTTCTTTTAGCTTCTGaaagaagcacacacacacaaaaaagcacacacacacaaaaaatcccaaacaaaaaatgaacaaaaacctgccaacccctaaaaaaaaaaaaaaaggaaaaaaagaaaaaaaaagaggagaggagagaagagagggagggaaggaaaagaaattgattgTTTTAATAACTATCAGTgcatcattcaaataaaaaatacatttcttctcatGATTTCCTTCAGTATCTCTTATACTTCCTAGGTCTGGTATTTGTCATCTTGGGTGATGAAATGGTCATTCAAAgaattcctctcttttcctttcttcttttgactgGGGGTTTCTAAATCATAGCTTGTTTCTGTAGGCTGGAATATGACTTTCTGACCCTGCAGGTTTCAAAAAATATTGCCAAGTGAGATAAGCCATACCTTTCAACATCTTCCTCTATATTTTTCTggatatttcaggtttttatcaAGTTCAGTATACACAAACGCTCATCAATCTGTCCAGTTCTCAGAAAATGCATattacagttttccactggttgtATTGCTCTGGTATAGTCTAGGTCATCAAAACATCCTGCTGCAGTTCCGTGTGATGCTTTCCGAACCCAAGgaaacaactgttaaaaaaagtacataagacaaaattaaaaatatacaataaCCTCTCTCATAAATTATTATCTGGAGAATGTTCAAgaactgcttaaaaagaaaataaacaatatgaCCGTACAGTGGTAACAATAACATCTTTCTTCAGTAATTACTCAGTGACGACGGACCTATAATTAAATGCAGTTCTTGATGCTTTATTCCAGGCTGTGATGCATTTCCTCTTGGCTTGATACATGGCAAATGGggaatgtagaaataaaacagtCATCACAACATTTCTGCTCCTGGAATTTGGGAATATCCCAGAAATgccatcttttctcttcctccttttcttggtGATCTACATTGTGACTGTGATTGGCAacatcctcatttttgttttggtggtggctGATCGGCACCTCCACAAACCCACGTACTTCTTCCTGTGCAACTTGTCCTGCTTGGAGACCTGCTACAGCTCTGCCGTCCTGCCCAGGATGTTGTCCAGCTTTCTGACTGGGGACAAGAGCATTTCTATTGGCAGCTGCATcacacaattttatttccttggttGCCTAGCAGTCAGCAGAAGTTTTCTCTTATCGGTGATGTCCTACGATCAGTATTTAGCAGCATGCACACCCTTTCACTACAGAGCTGTCATGAATAGCAGATACTGTCTGCAGCCTGTAGCTTGGCCTTGGATGAATGGTTTCCTTGTTAT
The Calonectris borealis chromosome 22, bCalBor7.hap1.2, whole genome shotgun sequence genome window above contains:
- the LOC142091736 gene encoding olfactory receptor 5A2-like; the encoded protein is MANGECRNKTVITTFLLLEFGNIPEMPSFLFLLFLVIYIVTVIGNILIFVLVVADRHLHKPTYFFLCNLSCLETCYSSAVLPRMLSSFLTGDKSISIGSCITQFYFLGCLAVSRSFLLSVMSYDQYLAACTPFHYRAVMNSRYCLQPVAWPWMNGFLVMAISCFLISQHSFCGPKFIGHLFCDFTPVIKLSCGDTSLTELLVFILSSVCAPPTFLLTLVSYIRIITAVLRMSSTTGVQKAFSTCFSHLIVITVFYGSLRIVYVLPKTKTLRALNKVFSVFYTVLTPLLNLLIYSLSIERRRTL